In a genomic window of Taeniopygia guttata chromosome 13, bTaeGut7.mat, whole genome shotgun sequence:
- the LRRTM2 gene encoding leucine-rich repeat transmembrane neuronal protein 2 isoform X3 has translation MHPPMYSKEWLFYGLRKLQTLHLRSNSLRTIPVRLFWDCRSLEFLDLSTNRLRSLARNGFAGLIKLRELHLEHNQLTKINFAHFLRLSSLHTLFLQWNKISNLTCGMEWTWGTLAKLDLTGNEIKAIDLTVFETMPNLKTLLMDNNKLTTLDSKILSSLKSLTTVGLSGNLWECSPKICSLATWLSGFQGRWEHSILCHSPDHTQGEDILDAVYGFQLCWNLSTVVTPVATTSYTAPTTEYTKRISSSHFHVGDKEIPTTAGMVVTTEEQFPEPNNAIFTQRVITGTMALLFSFFFIIFIVFISRKCCPPTLRRIRQCSMIQNHRQLRSQTRLHMANMSDQGPYNEYEPTHEGPFIIINGYGQCKCQQLPYKECEV, from the exons ATGCACCCTCCAATGTACTCAAAAGAATGG CTCTTCTACGGCCTTCGCAAGCTACAGACCTTGCACTTGCGATCCAACTCCCTGCGGACCATCCCGGTCCGCCTGTTCTGGGACTGTCGTAGCCTGGAATTCCTGGATTTGAGCACAAACCGCTTACGAAGTTTGGCTCGCAATGGATTTGCGGGATTAATcaagctgagggagctgcacCTAGAGCACAACCAGCTGACAAAGATTAATTTTGCTCACTTCCTCCGGCTGAGCAGCCTGCACACGCTCTTCTTGCAGTGGAACAAAATTAGCAACTTGACATGTGGGATGGAGTGGACCTGGGGCACCTTAGCAAAGCTCGATTTGACTGGAAACGAAATCAAAGCCATCGACCTCACCGTCTTTGAAACTATGCCTAACCTTAAAACCCTCCTCATGGATAACAACAAGCTCACCACTCTGGATTCCAAGATCCTGAGCTCGCTGAAATCCCTCACCACCGTGGGCCTCTCTGGCAATCTGTGGGAATGCAGCCCAAAGATCTGCTCCTTGGCCACATGGTTGAGTGGCTTCCAAGGTCGGTGGGAGCACTCCATCCTCTGCCACAGCCCCGACCACACCCAGGGAGAGGATATTCTGGATGCAGTATATGGTTTTCAGCTTTGCTGGAATTTATCGACTGTGGTTACCCCCGTGGCTACGACATCGTACACAGCTCCAACTACCGAGTACACGAAAAGAATAAGCTCTTCTCATTTCCATGTGGGAGACAAAGAGATTCCAACTACAGCAGGCATGGTCGTTACCACCGAAGAACAGTTCCCTGAGCCAAACAATGCCATCTTCACTCAGAGGGTAATTACAGGAACAATGgctttattgttttctttcttttttatcatttttatagTGTTCATCTCCAGGAAGTGCTGCCCTCCCACACTAAGAAGAATTAGGCAGTGCTCAATGATTCAAAACCACAGGCAGCTCCGATCCCAAACGCGGCTGCATATGGCCAATATGTCAGACCAAGGACCCTATAACGAGTACGAACCCACCCACGAAGGACCCTTCATCATCATCAATGGCTACGGACAGTGCaagtgccagcagctgccctATAAAGAATGTGAAGTATAA
- the LRRTM2 gene encoding leucine-rich repeat transmembrane neuronal protein 2 isoform X2: MHPPMYSKEWLSSLHPELFYGLRKLQTLHLRSNSLRTIPVRLFWDCRSLEFLDLSTNRLRSLARNGFAGLIKLRELHLEHNQLTKINFAHFLRLSSLHTLFLQWNKISNLTCGMEWTWGTLAKLDLTGNEIKAIDLTVFETMPNLKTLLMDNNKLTTLDSKILSSLKSLTTVGLSGNLWECSPKICSLATWLSGFQGRWEHSILCHSPDHTQGEDILDAVYGFQLCWNLSTVVTPVATTSYTAPTTEYTKRISSSHFHVGDKEIPTTAGMVVTTEEQFPEPNNAIFTQRVITGTMALLFSFFFIIFIVFISRKCCPPTLRRIRQCSMIQNHRQLRSQTRLHMANMSDQGPYNEYEPTHEGPFIIINGYGQCKCQQLPYKECEV, encoded by the exons ATGCACCCTCCAATGTACTCAAAAGAATGG TTATCCTCTCTGCACCCCGAGCTCTTCTACGGCCTTCGCAAGCTACAGACCTTGCACTTGCGATCCAACTCCCTGCGGACCATCCCGGTCCGCCTGTTCTGGGACTGTCGTAGCCTGGAATTCCTGGATTTGAGCACAAACCGCTTACGAAGTTTGGCTCGCAATGGATTTGCGGGATTAATcaagctgagggagctgcacCTAGAGCACAACCAGCTGACAAAGATTAATTTTGCTCACTTCCTCCGGCTGAGCAGCCTGCACACGCTCTTCTTGCAGTGGAACAAAATTAGCAACTTGACATGTGGGATGGAGTGGACCTGGGGCACCTTAGCAAAGCTCGATTTGACTGGAAACGAAATCAAAGCCATCGACCTCACCGTCTTTGAAACTATGCCTAACCTTAAAACCCTCCTCATGGATAACAACAAGCTCACCACTCTGGATTCCAAGATCCTGAGCTCGCTGAAATCCCTCACCACCGTGGGCCTCTCTGGCAATCTGTGGGAATGCAGCCCAAAGATCTGCTCCTTGGCCACATGGTTGAGTGGCTTCCAAGGTCGGTGGGAGCACTCCATCCTCTGCCACAGCCCCGACCACACCCAGGGAGAGGATATTCTGGATGCAGTATATGGTTTTCAGCTTTGCTGGAATTTATCGACTGTGGTTACCCCCGTGGCTACGACATCGTACACAGCTCCAACTACCGAGTACACGAAAAGAATAAGCTCTTCTCATTTCCATGTGGGAGACAAAGAGATTCCAACTACAGCAGGCATGGTCGTTACCACCGAAGAACAGTTCCCTGAGCCAAACAATGCCATCTTCACTCAGAGGGTAATTACAGGAACAATGgctttattgttttctttcttttttatcatttttatagTGTTCATCTCCAGGAAGTGCTGCCCTCCCACACTAAGAAGAATTAGGCAGTGCTCAATGATTCAAAACCACAGGCAGCTCCGATCCCAAACGCGGCTGCATATGGCCAATATGTCAGACCAAGGACCCTATAACGAGTACGAACCCACCCACGAAGGACCCTTCATCATCATCAATGGCTACGGACAGTGCaagtgccagcagctgccctATAAAGAATGTGAAGTATAA
- the LRRTM2 gene encoding leucine-rich repeat transmembrane neuronal protein 2 isoform X1 encodes MGLHFKWPLGARMLAALYAMSMVLKMLPALGMACPPKCRCEKLLFYCDSQGFHSVPNTTEKGSLGLSLRHNYISELERDQFASFSQLTWLHLDHNQIATVREDSFQGLYKLKELVLSSNKIFHLPNTTFSQLLNLQNLDLSFNQLSSLHPELFYGLRKLQTLHLRSNSLRTIPVRLFWDCRSLEFLDLSTNRLRSLARNGFAGLIKLRELHLEHNQLTKINFAHFLRLSSLHTLFLQWNKISNLTCGMEWTWGTLAKLDLTGNEIKAIDLTVFETMPNLKTLLMDNNKLTTLDSKILSSLKSLTTVGLSGNLWECSPKICSLATWLSGFQGRWEHSILCHSPDHTQGEDILDAVYGFQLCWNLSTVVTPVATTSYTAPTTEYTKRISSSHFHVGDKEIPTTAGMVVTTEEQFPEPNNAIFTQRVITGTMALLFSFFFIIFIVFISRKCCPPTLRRIRQCSMIQNHRQLRSQTRLHMANMSDQGPYNEYEPTHEGPFIIINGYGQCKCQQLPYKECEV; translated from the exons ATGG GCTTACATTTCAAGTGGCCATTAGGGGCTCGTATGCTGGCAGCACTATATGCAATGAGTATGGTTTTAAAAATGCTGCCTGCCTTGGGCATGGCTTGTCCACCAAAATGTcgctgtgagaagctgctctTTTACTGTGACTCTCAGGGGTTTCACTCAGTGCCAAACACCACTGAAAAGGGCTCGCTAGGTTTGTCACTGAGGCACAATTATATTTCTGAACTTGAAAGGGATCAATTTGCAAGCTTCAGTCAACTTACTTGGCTTCACTTAGATCATAATCAAATTGCAACAGTCAGAGAAGATTCTTTTCAAGGACTGTATAAACTTAAGGAATTAGTCTTAAGTTCCAACAAAATCTTTCATTTGCCAAACACAACTTTTAGCCAGCTGCTTAACCTGCAGAATTTGGACCTCTCTTTTAATCAGTTATCCTCTCTGCACCCCGAGCTCTTCTACGGCCTTCGCAAGCTACAGACCTTGCACTTGCGATCCAACTCCCTGCGGACCATCCCGGTCCGCCTGTTCTGGGACTGTCGTAGCCTGGAATTCCTGGATTTGAGCACAAACCGCTTACGAAGTTTGGCTCGCAATGGATTTGCGGGATTAATcaagctgagggagctgcacCTAGAGCACAACCAGCTGACAAAGATTAATTTTGCTCACTTCCTCCGGCTGAGCAGCCTGCACACGCTCTTCTTGCAGTGGAACAAAATTAGCAACTTGACATGTGGGATGGAGTGGACCTGGGGCACCTTAGCAAAGCTCGATTTGACTGGAAACGAAATCAAAGCCATCGACCTCACCGTCTTTGAAACTATGCCTAACCTTAAAACCCTCCTCATGGATAACAACAAGCTCACCACTCTGGATTCCAAGATCCTGAGCTCGCTGAAATCCCTCACCACCGTGGGCCTCTCTGGCAATCTGTGGGAATGCAGCCCAAAGATCTGCTCCTTGGCCACATGGTTGAGTGGCTTCCAAGGTCGGTGGGAGCACTCCATCCTCTGCCACAGCCCCGACCACACCCAGGGAGAGGATATTCTGGATGCAGTATATGGTTTTCAGCTTTGCTGGAATTTATCGACTGTGGTTACCCCCGTGGCTACGACATCGTACACAGCTCCAACTACCGAGTACACGAAAAGAATAAGCTCTTCTCATTTCCATGTGGGAGACAAAGAGATTCCAACTACAGCAGGCATGGTCGTTACCACCGAAGAACAGTTCCCTGAGCCAAACAATGCCATCTTCACTCAGAGGGTAATTACAGGAACAATGgctttattgttttctttcttttttatcatttttatagTGTTCATCTCCAGGAAGTGCTGCCCTCCCACACTAAGAAGAATTAGGCAGTGCTCAATGATTCAAAACCACAGGCAGCTCCGATCCCAAACGCGGCTGCATATGGCCAATATGTCAGACCAAGGACCCTATAACGAGTACGAACCCACCCACGAAGGACCCTTCATCATCATCAATGGCTACGGACAGTGCaagtgccagcagctgccctATAAAGAATGTGAAGTATAA